A portion of the Bacteroides faecium genome contains these proteins:
- a CDS encoding AAA family ATPase has protein sequence MIIQFTIGNFLSFKEQSTLSLLASALKEIQVPAEDIIFDVGTAGLSLMKSAVVYGANASGKSNFIKALEFFKWYVINSSKDIQAGERVNIESFRLNSVTTSEPSFFEAIFCDEDNQYRYGFEADNSLVHSEWLYQKANKKRAKEVELFYREKDNFDIHTKFVVGKELAGKRMVRANALLLSVAAQFNEPTAVEIMKWLNDTTIISGSNDEKIWSSATIQLDDIRMKQRIVEFSRYADLGIENIEKIDNTIVSTHTQYDDEGREVKTITFPFRKNESEGTIKYFSLAYPIIDALDNGKRLIIDEFDSKMHPLLTCRIIALFNSKETNPKNAQLIFTTHDTNLLSANIFRRDQVWFTQKSRYGATELYSLAEYKVRNDASFEKDYLSGKYGAIPIVGDLTRLFNTQENKQ, from the coding sequence ATGATTATTCAATTTACAATAGGAAACTTTCTATCATTCAAAGAGCAATCTACATTGTCATTATTAGCATCTGCTTTGAAAGAAATACAGGTTCCGGCTGAAGATATAATCTTTGATGTAGGGACTGCTGGATTATCATTAATGAAGAGTGCGGTTGTTTACGGTGCTAATGCGTCCGGTAAATCCAATTTCATTAAGGCGTTAGAGTTTTTTAAGTGGTATGTAATAAACTCGTCGAAAGATATTCAAGCAGGAGAACGTGTCAATATAGAAAGTTTCCGGCTAAATTCGGTTACTACGAGTGAACCGAGTTTTTTTGAAGCCATATTCTGTGATGAAGATAATCAATATCGTTACGGATTTGAAGCTGATAATTCATTGGTACATTCTGAATGGCTCTATCAGAAAGCTAATAAGAAGAGGGCGAAGGAGGTGGAATTATTCTATCGTGAAAAAGATAACTTCGATATTCATACAAAGTTTGTTGTAGGTAAAGAGCTTGCGGGTAAACGAATGGTAAGAGCAAATGCATTGTTACTCTCAGTTGCGGCTCAATTCAATGAACCGACAGCAGTAGAGATAATGAAATGGTTGAACGATACTACTATTATTTCAGGTTCTAATGATGAAAAGATATGGAGTTCTGCAACAATTCAACTGGATGATATCCGAATGAAACAGAGGATTGTTGAGTTTTCTCGTTATGCCGATTTAGGTATTGAGAATATTGAAAAAATAGATAATACTATTGTTAGTACACATACGCAATACGATGATGAAGGGCGTGAAGTAAAAACTATAACTTTTCCATTCAGGAAAAATGAATCGGAAGGTACAATAAAGTATTTTTCCTTGGCATATCCTATTATTGATGCTTTGGATAATGGAAAGCGCCTTATTATAGATGAATTTGATTCTAAAATGCATCCGCTTCTTACATGTAGAATTATTGCTTTATTTAATTCAAAAGAAACAAATCCGAAAAATGCCCAATTAATTTTCACTACTCATGATACGAACTTATTGAGTGCTAATATATTCCGACGTGACCAGGTTTGGTTTACGCAAAAAAGTCGCTATGGAGCAACGGAACTTTATTCCTTGGCGGAGTATAAAGTACGTAATGACGCTTCGTTTGAAAAAGACTATTTATCCGGAAAATATGGGGCAATTCCTATTGTTGGAGATTTAACCCGTTTATTCAATACCCAAGAAAATAAACAATGA
- a CDS encoding type 1 glutamine amidotransferase family protein: MKEVIFVILEGFADWEGAYIATCLNQGVKPGNPITYKVKTLSITKEPVSSIGGFKVLPDYELKDMPEDYAGLVLVGGMSWFSPEAELIVPLVKKAVKEKKLVAGICNASVFLGMHGFLNEVKHTSNTIDYLKQYAGDKYTGDSNYINKQAARDGNIVTANGTGQLEFCREILYALEADTADAIEESYLFYKNGFCPEQ, translated from the coding sequence ATGAAAGAAGTAATATTTGTAATTTTAGAAGGATTCGCCGACTGGGAAGGCGCATATATAGCCACTTGTTTGAATCAGGGAGTCAAGCCCGGAAACCCCATTACTTATAAAGTAAAAACCTTATCGATAACCAAAGAGCCTGTTAGTTCAATAGGCGGATTCAAAGTGCTGCCCGACTATGAACTAAAAGATATGCCGGAAGATTATGCGGGGCTGGTATTAGTCGGTGGTATGAGCTGGTTCTCACCTGAAGCTGAGTTGATAGTTCCACTAGTAAAAAAAGCTGTCAAAGAGAAAAAGTTAGTTGCCGGAATATGCAATGCTTCCGTTTTTCTTGGTATGCATGGTTTTCTTAATGAAGTAAAGCACACCAGCAATACAATCGACTATCTTAAACAATATGCCGGAGATAAATATACAGGTGATTCTAATTACATCAATAAACAAGCTGCAAGAGACGGAAATATCGTAACTGCCAACGGAACCGGGCAACTGGAGTTTTGCAGGGAAATATTATATGCATTAGAAGCCGATACTGCCGATGCGATAGAAGAAAGTTATCTGTTTTATAAAAACGGATTTTGTCCGGAGCAATAG